The Euphorbia lathyris chromosome 2, ddEupLath1.1, whole genome shotgun sequence genome includes a window with the following:
- the LOC136218235 gene encoding protein TIFY 4B-like isoform X2 — translation MQLGDSVPRSPLNKPLHQLTEDDISQLTREDCRRYLKDKGMRRPSWNKSQAIQQVISLKTLLETTPGSDGNDAKKRLYIPRLDNSQQRALANSSVSAKETSGNAPMSPSPVELVPYLRHDPPNNDFPGDPPVCLVAAENDSLSPRTTSAAGEPVGQMTIFYCGEVNVYDDVPKEKAESIMQLAACPFSSSLETSSNSLLASWSIPRQLETPGFKTAPSSPMFIFPTLHTGKVAENFPLFREESKLSHDVNLGPTSRKASVQRYLEKRKDRFKSKRKIAMPSSTSSDISLNLTDACSMPQPKAPHTPKLCSSDENIAKHTHLSTSLHYKVADFQEC, via the exons ATGCAACTGGGAGACTCTGTTCCTCGGTCACCTCTCAACAAACCCCTCCACCAGCTTACTGAAGATGACATCTCTCAGCTTACTCGCGAAGATTGCCGGAGATACCTCAAAGATAAAG GTATGAGGCGGCCGTCTTGGAACAAATCGCAGGCAATTCAGCAAGTGATCTCTCTCAAAACGCTTCTCGAAACAACGCCGGGTTCCGATGGCAACGATGCTAAAAAAAGGCTCTATATACCCCGCCTTGATAATTCTCAGCAGCGG GCCCTTGCAAATTCCTCTGTTTCAGCCAAGGAAACAAGCGGCAATGCCCCGATGTCACCGTCGCCTGTGGAATTGGTTCCTTATCTGCGGCATGATCCACCGAATAATGATTTTCCCGGTGATCCTCCGGTCTGTCTTGTCGCCGCTGAAAATGATTCGTTGTCCCCAAG GACTACAAGTGCAGCAGGTGAGCCCGTAGGACAGATGACAATTTTTTACTGTGGAGAGGTCAATGTCTATGATGATGTACCAAAAGAGAAG GCAGAATCAATTATGCAGCTTGCTGCATGCCCATTCTCTTCGTCTCTGGAAACTTCATCTAACTCGCTCCTAGCATCATGGTCCATTCCACGCCAGTTAGAAACTCCAGGATTCAAAACAGCTCCTAGTTCTCCAATGTTTATCTTTCCAACCCTGCACACAG GTAAAGTGGCAGAAAACTTCCCCCTGTTTAGGGAAGAGAGCAAATTATCTCATGATGTAAACCTAG GCCCAACAAGTAGAAAAGCATCTGTTCAGAGGTATCTTGAGAAACGAAAAGACAG GTTCAAGAGTAAGAGAAAGATTGCAATGCCGTCTTCTACTAGCTCAGACATCAGCTTGAACCTAACAGATGCGTGCTCCATGCCCCAGCCCAAGGCACCTCATACACCTAAACTATGCAGCTCTGATGAGAATATAGCAAAGCATACACATCTTTCTACCAGTCTCCATTATAAAG TTGCAGATTTCCAAGAATGTTGA
- the LOC136218235 gene encoding protein TIFY 4B-like isoform X1: protein MQLGDSVPRSPLNKPLHQLTEDDISQLTREDCRRYLKDKGMRRPSWNKSQAIQQVISLKTLLETTPGSDGNDAKKRLYIPRLDNSQQRALANSSVSAKETSGNAPMSPSPVELVPYLRHDPPNNDFPGDPPVCLVAAENDSLSPRTTSAAGEPVGQMTIFYCGEVNVYDDVPKEKAESIMQLAACPFSSSLETSSNSLLASWSIPRQLETPGFKTAPSSPMFIFPTLHTGKVAENFPLFREESKLSHDVNLEGPTSRKASVQRYLEKRKDRFKSKRKIAMPSSTSSDISLNLTDACSMPQPKAPHTPKLCSSDENIAKHTHLSTSLHYKVADFQEC, encoded by the exons ATGCAACTGGGAGACTCTGTTCCTCGGTCACCTCTCAACAAACCCCTCCACCAGCTTACTGAAGATGACATCTCTCAGCTTACTCGCGAAGATTGCCGGAGATACCTCAAAGATAAAG GTATGAGGCGGCCGTCTTGGAACAAATCGCAGGCAATTCAGCAAGTGATCTCTCTCAAAACGCTTCTCGAAACAACGCCGGGTTCCGATGGCAACGATGCTAAAAAAAGGCTCTATATACCCCGCCTTGATAATTCTCAGCAGCGG GCCCTTGCAAATTCCTCTGTTTCAGCCAAGGAAACAAGCGGCAATGCCCCGATGTCACCGTCGCCTGTGGAATTGGTTCCTTATCTGCGGCATGATCCACCGAATAATGATTTTCCCGGTGATCCTCCGGTCTGTCTTGTCGCCGCTGAAAATGATTCGTTGTCCCCAAG GACTACAAGTGCAGCAGGTGAGCCCGTAGGACAGATGACAATTTTTTACTGTGGAGAGGTCAATGTCTATGATGATGTACCAAAAGAGAAG GCAGAATCAATTATGCAGCTTGCTGCATGCCCATTCTCTTCGTCTCTGGAAACTTCATCTAACTCGCTCCTAGCATCATGGTCCATTCCACGCCAGTTAGAAACTCCAGGATTCAAAACAGCTCCTAGTTCTCCAATGTTTATCTTTCCAACCCTGCACACAG GTAAAGTGGCAGAAAACTTCCCCCTGTTTAGGGAAGAGAGCAAATTATCTCATGATGTAAACCTAG AAGGCCCAACAAGTAGAAAAGCATCTGTTCAGAGGTATCTTGAGAAACGAAAAGACAG GTTCAAGAGTAAGAGAAAGATTGCAATGCCGTCTTCTACTAGCTCAGACATCAGCTTGAACCTAACAGATGCGTGCTCCATGCCCCAGCCCAAGGCACCTCATACACCTAAACTATGCAGCTCTGATGAGAATATAGCAAAGCATACACATCTTTCTACCAGTCTCCATTATAAAG TTGCAGATTTCCAAGAATGTTGA
- the LOC136218235 gene encoding protein TIFY 4B-like isoform X3: protein MQLGDSVPRSPLNKPLHQLTEDDISQLTREDCRRYLKDKGMRRPSWNKSQAIQQVISLKTLLETTPGSDGNDAKKRLYIPRLDNSQQRALANSSVSAKETSGNAPMSPSPVELVPYLRHDPPNNDFPGDPPVCLVAAENDSLSPRTTSAAGEPVGQMTIFYCGEVNVYDDVPKEKAESIMQLAACPFSSSLETSSNSLLASWSIPRQLETPGFKTAPSSPMFIFPTLHTEGPTSRKASVQRYLEKRKDRFKSKRKIAMPSSTSSDISLNLTDACSMPQPKAPHTPKLCSSDENIAKHTHLSTSLHYKVADFQEC from the exons ATGCAACTGGGAGACTCTGTTCCTCGGTCACCTCTCAACAAACCCCTCCACCAGCTTACTGAAGATGACATCTCTCAGCTTACTCGCGAAGATTGCCGGAGATACCTCAAAGATAAAG GTATGAGGCGGCCGTCTTGGAACAAATCGCAGGCAATTCAGCAAGTGATCTCTCTCAAAACGCTTCTCGAAACAACGCCGGGTTCCGATGGCAACGATGCTAAAAAAAGGCTCTATATACCCCGCCTTGATAATTCTCAGCAGCGG GCCCTTGCAAATTCCTCTGTTTCAGCCAAGGAAACAAGCGGCAATGCCCCGATGTCACCGTCGCCTGTGGAATTGGTTCCTTATCTGCGGCATGATCCACCGAATAATGATTTTCCCGGTGATCCTCCGGTCTGTCTTGTCGCCGCTGAAAATGATTCGTTGTCCCCAAG GACTACAAGTGCAGCAGGTGAGCCCGTAGGACAGATGACAATTTTTTACTGTGGAGAGGTCAATGTCTATGATGATGTACCAAAAGAGAAG GCAGAATCAATTATGCAGCTTGCTGCATGCCCATTCTCTTCGTCTCTGGAAACTTCATCTAACTCGCTCCTAGCATCATGGTCCATTCCACGCCAGTTAGAAACTCCAGGATTCAAAACAGCTCCTAGTTCTCCAATGTTTATCTTTCCAACCCTGCACACAG AAGGCCCAACAAGTAGAAAAGCATCTGTTCAGAGGTATCTTGAGAAACGAAAAGACAG GTTCAAGAGTAAGAGAAAGATTGCAATGCCGTCTTCTACTAGCTCAGACATCAGCTTGAACCTAACAGATGCGTGCTCCATGCCCCAGCCCAAGGCACCTCATACACCTAAACTATGCAGCTCTGATGAGAATATAGCAAAGCATACACATCTTTCTACCAGTCTCCATTATAAAG TTGCAGATTTCCAAGAATGTTGA